From the Desulfohalovibrio reitneri genome, one window contains:
- a CDS encoding sulfotransferase family 2 domain-containing protein: protein MPRIHQGGGEHKAGRDEVRLALALRHYTHPFLSPLESCRNMVLRRRTTTTTYSLKPFLDHQAIFVHIPKCAGVSVCLALFGNLAGGHRTIREYAAIFSPREFRKFFKFTVVRNPWDRLVSAFLFLKRGGMNEDDRRWAERHIARFNDFPAFVSGWLSPENARTYHHFRPQFDYLTLDGQNLSVGYVARLETLGKDFGVISDKLGLRARLDRKNVNRAKRPYREYYDEPSKRIVADVYAKDVEAFGYEF, encoded by the coding sequence ATGCCGCGAATCCACCAGGGAGGAGGGGAACACAAGGCGGGCCGGGATGAGGTTCGCCTCGCCCTCGCCTTGCGTCATTACACCCATCCGTTCCTCTCCCCCCTGGAGAGCTGCCGGAACATGGTTCTGCGGCGCAGGACCACGACGACGACCTACTCCCTGAAACCCTTCCTCGACCACCAGGCCATCTTCGTCCACATCCCCAAATGCGCGGGCGTTTCCGTGTGCTTGGCCCTGTTCGGAAACCTCGCCGGGGGGCACAGGACCATCCGTGAATACGCCGCCATATTCAGCCCGCGCGAGTTCCGGAAGTTCTTCAAGTTCACCGTGGTCAGGAACCCGTGGGACAGGCTGGTCTCCGCCTTCCTCTTCCTCAAGCGCGGCGGGATGAACGAGGACGACAGGCGGTGGGCGGAACGGCACATCGCCCGCTTCAACGACTTCCCCGCCTTCGTCAGTGGCTGGCTCTCGCCGGAAAACGCCCGGACGTACCATCACTTCCGGCCGCAGTTCGACTACCTGACTCTGGACGGCCAAAACCTGTCCGTGGGCTACGTGGCCAGGCTGGAGACGCTGGGCAAGGATTTCGGCGTCATTTCCGATAAACTCGGACTGCGCGCCAGACTGGACAGGAAGAACGTGAACAGGGCCAAGCGGCCGTACAGGGAATACTACGATGAGCCGTCGAAACGAATCGTGGCCGACGTGTACGCCAAGGACGTGGAGGCGTTCGGCTACGAGTTCTGA
- a CDS encoding PEP-CTERM sorting domain-containing protein (PEP-CTERM proteins occur, often in large numbers, in the proteomes of bacteria that also encode an exosortase, a predicted intramembrane cysteine proteinase. The presence of a PEP-CTERM domain at a protein's C-terminus predicts cleavage within the sorting domain, followed by covalent anchoring to some some component of the (usually Gram-negative) cell surface. Many PEP-CTERM proteins exhibit an unusual sequence composition that includes large numbers of potential glycosylation sites. Expression of one such protein has been shown restore the ability of a bacterium to form floc, a type of biofilm.), which translates to MYRLPLLLTLALLLGSPLPAHGFVFSDSVVHWPGYASPLSGQNARDVNGTPDLLGGEFVFNGQHLLGIRVDYSAPSTALWDTVVPGDWFLDVDSDGYWDVALANALSREAGSRNVYGVNLAYGDAGSYAFSDDVYNALGGLERKGHPVLATLEQAGLIGSAAFSGWEKDPVLADTYSAYWDVSGISGLLGLSPGGTLTYGFTMNCANDALHGQGPVPAPEPGSQALLLAGGAGVVWKARRKRRG; encoded by the coding sequence ATGTACCGACTCCCGCTCCTGCTCACCCTGGCCCTCCTGCTCGGCTCCCCCCTCCCCGCCCACGGCTTCGTCTTTTCCGATTCCGTGGTCCACTGGCCCGGCTACGCCAGCCCGCTTTCCGGGCAGAACGCCAGGGACGTCAACGGAACCCCCGACTTGCTGGGCGGCGAGTTCGTCTTTAATGGGCAGCATTTGCTAGGAATCCGGGTTGATTACTCCGCGCCGTCCACAGCCCTGTGGGACACGGTGGTCCCCGGCGACTGGTTCCTGGACGTGGACTCCGACGGCTACTGGGACGTGGCGCTGGCCAACGCCCTCAGCCGCGAGGCCGGAAGCCGGAACGTCTACGGCGTGAACCTGGCATACGGGGACGCGGGGTCCTACGCCTTCTCCGACGACGTCTACAACGCCCTCGGCGGCCTGGAGCGCAAGGGGCATCCCGTGCTGGCCACGCTGGAGCAGGCAGGGCTCATCGGCTCCGCCGCCTTCTCCGGCTGGGAAAAAGACCCTGTGCTGGCGGACACCTACAGCGCCTACTGGGACGTGTCCGGAATAAGCGGATTGCTGGGCCTGAGCCCCGGCGGCACCCTGACCTACGGCTTCACCATGAACTGCGCCAACGACGCGCTCCACGGCCAGGGCCCCGTGCCCGCTCCCGAACCGGGCAGCCAGGCCCTGCTGCTGGCAGGCGGCGCCGGGGTGGTCTGGAAGGCCCGCCGCAAACGGCGCGGCTGA
- a CDS encoding choice-of-anchor W domain-containing protein, which produces MKKIVLALFLLCLPSMASALPVVSLGPSIQSDSDFFSWLPAGGVETFVAQGRIGDLGGAATYEVGLHGPDMFTNAGPIPGGSSQWAWSNGVGYDFSLSRSGGLINFQLGGYDGSLAESAETNLLAIRMSVAPDSGLDLTGLEMDGSQLPDFANDNNLANRIVAYMVVEGFGADFYLDGLAGMSWLNQAPGQSNLAFQIKGYSVPNPVPEPATLLFLGAGLLPMAYMARRKKRN; this is translated from the coding sequence GTGAAAAAGATCGTGCTGGCTCTGTTTCTGCTCTGCCTGCCCTCCATGGCCTCCGCCCTGCCGGTGGTGAGCCTTGGGCCGTCAATCCAGTCCGACTCCGACTTTTTCTCCTGGCTGCCGGCCGGCGGCGTGGAGACGTTCGTGGCCCAGGGCCGCATCGGCGACCTCGGCGGCGCCGCCACATACGAGGTTGGGCTGCACGGTCCGGACATGTTCACAAACGCCGGGCCGATACCCGGAGGCAGCAGCCAGTGGGCCTGGTCCAACGGCGTGGGCTACGATTTCAGCCTGTCCCGCTCCGGCGGCCTCATAAACTTCCAGCTTGGCGGCTACGACGGTTCCCTGGCCGAGTCGGCCGAGACCAACCTGCTGGCCATCCGCATGTCCGTGGCCCCGGACAGCGGCCTTGACCTGACAGGCCTGGAGATGGACGGCTCCCAGTTGCCCGACTTCGCCAACGACAACAACCTCGCCAACCGGATCGTGGCCTACATGGTGGTTGAGGGGTTCGGCGCCGACTTCTATTTGGACGGCCTGGCCGGGATGTCCTGGCTGAACCAGGCGCCGGGGCAGTCGAACCTGGCCTTCCAGATCAAGGGCTACAGCGTGCCCAACCCCGTGCCCGAACCGGCCACCCTGCTGTTTTTGGGCGCCGGACTCCTGCCCATGGCCTACATGGCCAGGCGGAAGAAGCGGAATTGA
- a CDS encoding N-acyl amino acid synthase FeeM domain-containing protein, producing the protein MKRSIERRRTIRIRRSSLLEARLEDLDRPSIKIAETLDEYIQSFRLVHDEYLAQGYIPVPESGGMSYNLYNFLPKTCIFIFKSYLDVLSTLTYVPDNDVFGLPMDTLYKPEVDELRARGRKVVELGALATVRSKRWRNILMMTVKAMFHYAKFTRANDLCITVNPKHVRFYKNIFLFEDFGEERFFEKVGAPAVALRVSFDNIEEKLAKTYGGMDFDTDLHGFFVQMNRNPMEPDIPEYQVERRRPLEYEVARHLLANKPELLCDFKNEEQARYFEGLYHKALYAPTGVARVPCAPDVTQ; encoded by the coding sequence GTGAAACGGAGCATCGAACGGCGCCGCACCATCCGGATCCGGCGTTCGTCACTGCTGGAAGCCAGGCTGGAAGACCTGGACAGGCCGAGCATCAAGATCGCGGAGACCCTGGACGAGTACATCCAGTCCTTCCGCCTGGTGCATGACGAGTATCTGGCCCAGGGATACATCCCCGTGCCGGAGTCGGGGGGAATGAGTTACAACCTGTACAATTTCCTGCCGAAAACCTGTATCTTCATCTTCAAGTCCTACCTGGACGTGCTGTCCACCCTGACCTACGTGCCGGACAACGACGTATTCGGCCTGCCCATGGACACCCTCTACAAACCCGAGGTGGACGAGCTGCGGGCCAGGGGGCGCAAGGTGGTGGAGCTGGGCGCGCTGGCCACCGTGCGCAGCAAGCGCTGGCGCAACATCCTGATGATGACGGTCAAGGCCATGTTCCATTACGCCAAGTTCACCCGGGCCAACGACCTCTGCATCACGGTCAACCCCAAGCATGTCCGGTTCTACAAGAACATTTTTCTTTTCGAGGACTTCGGCGAGGAACGCTTCTTCGAGAAAGTGGGCGCTCCGGCCGTGGCCCTGCGGGTGTCATTCGACAACATCGAGGAAAAGCTGGCCAAGACCTACGGCGGCATGGACTTCGACACCGACCTGCACGGCTTCTTCGTGCAGATGAACCGCAACCCCATGGAGCCGGACATTCCTGAATACCAGGTGGAGCGGCGCAGGCCCCTGGAGTACGAAGTGGCCAGGCACCTGCTGGCAAACAAGCCGGAGCTCCTGTGCGACTTCAAGAACGAGGAGCAGGCCAGATACTTCGAGGGCTTGTATCACAAGGCACTGTACGCGCCGACCGGGGTGGCCAGGGTTCCCTGCGCGCCCGACGTGACGCAATGA
- a CDS encoding ThiF family adenylyltransferase: MNIIEDKRLEGPWAGPLGRLGITTLEQFQDEAFARNLGILDLAEQDRLSQATVCIPGMGGVGGQHLMGLVRLGIRRFRLADLDTFDLANFNRQYGATLNGLGSPKLDAMHSTAWSVNPFLEVEQYPDGLGEQNIYSFLKGADLVMDGLDFFEFPMRRRLFTLAREMGIPVVTAGPLGFGGALLVFTPEGMSFDRYFDIREGQTLEERFLRFGMGLAPKGMHLKYMDLGRVNLHAKAGPSTSIACHLCASLACMEAIRLLLDRPGVREAPRYMQFDPYLTRLRTGKLRWGNRGPVQRAKIFVASRFLLDNEPPAGQRAPDFPDTIMVGSSVSDEALRYIMHAGVAAPSGDNAQPWKLRPKSSAVGLHLDADADRSFFNVRQIASLISCGAVLENMRVAGAAMGLRGEVVEADSFPGNGPVAELRLTAAPEVGDALHDAIWERTTNRRLYSRKPVPEGVQRRLAREAGLVGGVRLHWLEGKESLERLARVVARADTIRTEHRGLHEHFHAMLRHSKDEARKTRDGLPVDNLYAGKSGELFLRATGPWPVMRTANLLGASRMMAMHSARGIRHSGAAVLLTTTGFGWEDFLRGGRALERCWLRLSQLGLAMQPMTAITLFRLRWVLEGEEEFDPVHRKRLRSLWPIYQELFPQANLDREGEVMLFRIGHARPITRGTLRRKLDSFIL, encoded by the coding sequence ATGAACATCATCGAGGACAAACGGCTCGAAGGCCCCTGGGCCGGTCCGCTGGGCAGGCTGGGCATCACCACGCTGGAGCAGTTCCAGGACGAGGCCTTCGCCCGCAACCTCGGCATCCTGGACTTGGCGGAGCAGGACAGGCTGTCCCAGGCCACCGTCTGCATCCCCGGCATGGGCGGGGTGGGCGGCCAGCACCTCATGGGGCTGGTGCGGCTGGGCATCCGCCGTTTCCGGCTGGCCGATCTGGACACCTTCGACCTGGCCAACTTCAACCGCCAGTATGGCGCCACGCTCAACGGCCTGGGCTCCCCCAAGCTGGACGCCATGCACTCCACGGCCTGGTCGGTGAACCCCTTCCTGGAAGTGGAGCAGTACCCGGACGGGCTGGGGGAGCAGAACATCTACTCCTTCCTCAAGGGCGCGGACCTGGTCATGGACGGCCTGGATTTCTTCGAGTTCCCCATGCGGCGGCGGCTGTTCACCCTGGCCAGGGAGATGGGCATACCAGTGGTCACGGCCGGGCCCCTGGGGTTCGGGGGCGCGCTTCTGGTCTTTACCCCGGAGGGCATGTCCTTCGACCGCTACTTCGACATCCGCGAGGGGCAGACCCTGGAGGAGCGCTTTCTGCGCTTCGGCATGGGGCTGGCCCCCAAGGGGATGCACCTCAAGTACATGGACCTCGGACGGGTGAACCTGCACGCCAAGGCCGGGCCGTCCACCTCCATCGCCTGCCATCTGTGCGCCTCCCTGGCCTGCATGGAGGCCATCCGGCTGCTTCTGGACCGGCCCGGCGTGCGCGAGGCCCCACGCTACATGCAGTTCGATCCCTACCTGACCAGGCTGCGCACCGGAAAGCTGCGCTGGGGCAACCGTGGACCGGTGCAGCGCGCCAAGATTTTCGTGGCCTCGCGTTTCCTTCTGGACAACGAGCCGCCGGCCGGGCAGCGCGCTCCGGATTTTCCGGACACCATCATGGTGGGCTCCTCGGTGAGCGACGAGGCCCTGCGCTACATCATGCACGCCGGCGTTGCCGCGCCCTCCGGGGACAACGCCCAACCCTGGAAGCTGCGGCCCAAGTCCTCGGCCGTGGGCCTGCACCTGGACGCCGACGCGGACCGCTCCTTCTTCAACGTGCGCCAGATCGCCTCCCTCATCTCCTGCGGGGCGGTGCTGGAGAATATGCGCGTGGCGGGGGCGGCCATGGGGCTGCGGGGCGAGGTGGTGGAGGCGGACTCCTTCCCGGGGAACGGCCCGGTGGCCGAGCTGCGACTGACCGCCGCTCCGGAGGTTGGGGACGCCCTGCACGACGCCATCTGGGAGCGCACCACCAACCGCCGCCTTTACAGCCGCAAGCCGGTGCCCGAGGGGGTGCAGCGCCGCCTGGCCCGCGAGGCCGGGCTTGTGGGCGGGGTGCGTTTGCACTGGCTGGAGGGGAAGGAGAGCCTGGAGCGGCTGGCCCGCGTGGTGGCCAGGGCGGACACCATCCGCACGGAGCACCGGGGGCTGCACGAACATTTCCACGCCATGCTGCGCCACTCCAAGGACGAGGCGCGCAAAACCCGCGACGGCCTGCCCGTGGACAACCTCTACGCGGGCAAGTCCGGGGAGTTGTTTCTGCGGGCCACCGGACCGTGGCCGGTCATGCGGACGGCCAACCTCTTGGGAGCCAGCCGCATGATGGCCATGCACTCGGCGCGGGGCATCCGCCACAGCGGGGCGGCCGTGCTGCTGACCACCACCGGCTTCGGCTGGGAGGACTTTCTGCGAGGCGGCCGGGCGCTTGAGCGGTGCTGGCTGCGGCTCAGCCAGCTGGGGCTGGCCATGCAGCCCATGACCGCCATCACGCTTTTCCGCCTGCGTTGGGTGCTGGAAGGGGAGGAGGAGTTCGACCCGGTGCACAGGAAGCGGCTACGTTCCCTGTGGCCCATCTACCAGGAACTGTTTCCCCAGGCCAACCTGGACCGCGAGGGCGAGGTCATGCTCTTCCGCATCGGTCACGCCCGGCCCATCACCCGCGGCACCCTCCGCCGCAAGCTGGATTCCTTCATTCTCTAG
- a CDS encoding PEP-CTERM sorting domain-containing protein: MRTTLRTLILSAAIMVIAAGSAFAAPVLGPGLNKIFFNNFENVILQEGQEVAGVGSTFYGILTAQNITNLDQSTTYWNSDDTVAGGFDTLTGYFLLEVTSIDGFGNFIFGAPSTDPNGIISDAELGDEVVLKLYADSTESVPDAGTVADGLTTYTDGNTWLDLTLDGGYWWSTPTIDPTSGLVQGDTWFGLNYYNSSFADIILNDPAEALFDLDVNLYGESTFQTNPNAGSEWAFISDDPAVLATPEPGTLLITGAGLLGLAGFRRRQKKNAAA; the protein is encoded by the coding sequence ATGCGGACGACCCTCAGAACCCTCATCCTCAGCGCTGCGATCATGGTGATCGCTGCTGGGAGCGCCTTCGCCGCTCCCGTTCTCGGCCCGGGGCTGAACAAGATTTTCTTCAACAACTTTGAGAACGTGATCCTTCAGGAAGGACAGGAAGTTGCCGGTGTCGGCTCCACCTTCTACGGCATCCTGACCGCCCAGAACATCACGAATCTCGACCAGTCCACCACGTACTGGAACTCTGACGACACGGTCGCCGGCGGCTTCGACACCCTGACCGGCTACTTCCTGCTCGAAGTCACGTCCATCGACGGCTTCGGCAACTTCATCTTCGGCGCCCCCTCCACCGACCCCAACGGCATCATCAGCGACGCCGAGCTGGGCGACGAGGTGGTCCTGAAGCTCTACGCCGACAGCACCGAATCCGTCCCCGACGCCGGTACCGTGGCCGATGGCTTGACCACCTACACCGACGGCAACACCTGGCTCGACCTGACCCTCGACGGCGGCTACTGGTGGAGCACCCCGACCATCGATCCCACCTCCGGTCTGGTGCAGGGCGACACCTGGTTCGGCCTGAACTACTACAACTCCTCCTTCGCCGACATCATCCTGAACGATCCGGCCGAAGCCCTCTTCGACCTGGACGTCAACCTCTACGGCGAGTCCACCTTCCAGACCAACCCCAACGCCGGTTCCGAGTGGGCCTTCATCAGCGACGACCCCGCGGTCCTGGCCACCCCCGAGCCGGGCACCCTGCTGATCACCGGCGCCGGCCTGCTGGGCCTGGCTGGCTTCCGCCGCCGCCAGAAGAAGAACGCCGCGGCCTAA
- a CDS encoding HlyD family secretion protein — MKTILLLLAILILAGGSVAIWQSRQPAPAENATSSFVETMPDEEDGRWVAAAGRAEPLDEEILLSFEATGVIKEILVEEGRNVEPDTLLATLESEEEEAMLAQAENLVTAREAALDRMLSGARPEKQKEVLAELQRAQVTMRNARKEAERRQELVEQDLIDQETAERAWTEYQEAEQRYEAIRQQYQQTATGREEDIAEASALLEEAKARVDEARAALQNTELRTRRSVEILRIHRKEGEAVSEFFASPVMTVGDMSQLRLRAEVDESDVALVREGQPAYARADAYGDRRFPGVVIDVGEMVGPKRIQTGEPEERKDRRVLEVLIDFEGNPDIYPGLRMDAFIQVDGAPQADE; from the coding sequence ATGAAAACCATCCTTCTCCTGCTCGCGATCCTGATCCTGGCGGGCGGCTCGGTGGCCATCTGGCAGAGCCGCCAGCCCGCGCCCGCGGAAAACGCCACATCCTCCTTCGTGGAGACCATGCCCGACGAGGAGGACGGGCGGTGGGTGGCCGCCGCCGGACGGGCGGAGCCCCTGGACGAGGAAATCCTGCTCTCTTTCGAGGCCACCGGCGTTATCAAGGAGATTCTGGTGGAAGAGGGGCGGAACGTGGAGCCCGACACCCTGCTGGCCACCCTGGAAAGCGAGGAGGAGGAAGCCATGCTGGCCCAGGCGGAAAACCTGGTCACCGCCCGCGAGGCCGCCCTGGACCGCATGCTCTCCGGCGCGCGTCCGGAAAAGCAGAAGGAGGTTCTGGCCGAACTGCAGCGGGCCCAGGTGACTATGCGCAACGCCCGCAAGGAGGCCGAGCGCAGGCAGGAGCTGGTGGAGCAGGACCTCATCGACCAGGAGACCGCGGAACGCGCCTGGACCGAGTACCAGGAGGCGGAGCAGCGGTACGAGGCCATCCGGCAGCAGTACCAGCAGACAGCCACCGGCCGGGAGGAGGACATCGCCGAGGCCAGCGCCCTCCTGGAAGAGGCCAAGGCGCGGGTGGACGAGGCCAGGGCCGCCCTGCAGAACACCGAACTGCGCACCCGCCGCTCCGTGGAGATCCTGCGCATCCACCGCAAGGAGGGGGAGGCCGTGTCGGAATTCTTCGCCTCCCCGGTGATGACCGTGGGCGATATGAGTCAACTGCGGCTGCGGGCCGAGGTGGACGAGAGCGACGTGGCCCTGGTGCGCGAGGGGCAGCCCGCCTACGCCCGGGCCGACGCCTACGGGGACAGGCGCTTCCCCGGCGTGGTCATCGACGTGGGCGAGATGGTGGGGCCCAAGCGCATCCAGACCGGCGAACCCGAGGAGCGCAAGGATCGCCGGGTGCTGGAAGTCCTCATCGATTTCGAAGGCAACCCCGACATCTACCCCGGGCTGCGCATGGACGCCTTCATCCAGGTGGACGGGGCGCCGCAAGCGGATGAATGA
- a CDS encoding ATP-binding cassette domain-containing protein, which yields MSRDDSIQLELRDVTKRFGSGPSATLAVNRADLRVRRGETLLLMGPSGSGKTTLLSMMGGILTPDSGRIMIAGQDITSLGRGRLAEVRLRHIGFIFQEYHLFHTLSVVQNLLVVLDLKGIRGRKAREIAEERLDWVGLSDKLSSYPAKLSGGQKQRLAVSRALCGEPEIILADEPTAALDSENGQRILDMLHRLTFELGRTLVVVTHDPRIRRYADRVVTIEDGKLSREQPLDAEGEP from the coding sequence ATGTCCCGGGACGACTCCATCCAGCTGGAGCTGCGCGACGTCACCAAGCGCTTCGGCTCCGGCCCCTCCGCCACCCTGGCCGTGAACCGGGCCGACCTGCGCGTGCGCAGGGGTGAGACCCTGCTGCTCATGGGGCCCTCCGGCAGCGGCAAGACCACCCTGCTGTCCATGATGGGTGGCATCCTCACCCCGGACAGCGGACGGATCATGATCGCCGGGCAGGACATCACCTCCCTGGGCCGGGGCCGCCTGGCCGAGGTGCGGCTGCGCCACATCGGCTTCATCTTTCAGGAATACCACCTCTTCCACACCCTCAGTGTGGTGCAGAACCTGCTGGTGGTGCTGGACCTCAAGGGAATCCGGGGCCGCAAGGCACGCGAGATAGCCGAGGAACGGCTGGACTGGGTGGGGCTGTCGGACAAGCTGTCAAGTTATCCGGCCAAGCTCAGCGGCGGCCAAAAGCAGCGGCTGGCCGTCTCCCGCGCCCTGTGCGGCGAACCGGAAATCATCCTGGCTGACGAGCCCACGGCCGCCCTGGACTCGGAGAACGGCCAACGCATCCTGGACATGCTCCACCGGCTGACCTTCGAGCTGGGCAGGACGCTGGTGGTGGTCACGCACGACCCGCGCATCCGCCGGTACGCCGACCGGGTCGTGACCATCGAGGACGGCAAGCTTTCCAGGGAACAACCTCTAGATGCCGAAGGCGAACCATGA
- a CDS encoding FtsX-like permease family protein, whose translation MIVPLAYRNLVHDKVRLAVTLIGVIFAVVLISVQLGLFIGFTTTISGVIDNSGADVWVASRGIKNFDIALPMEERTNNLVMAVPGVARTGKLIIQFANWKKPNGDLESIEIVGYELEKGLGGPWNLVEGNTDWLDIRDTIVVDRLYAEKLGVVDLGDSAEIANKRARVVAFTHGIRSFTTSPYVFTSFKNALEYSTVQEDQLVYILVEAADGVSSSELKKRILARVDDVDVFTTGEFSLKTINYWMLSTGAGMALLIAAFLGLVVGMVVVAQTLYATTMDHLPEFATLKAVGAPNAYIYRILIAQAVISAVGGYLLGMAASLGVARLSQNAEALIRLPWPVVGGMFFLTLAMCLGASLVSINKITQTDPMLVFKGR comes from the coding sequence GTGATCGTACCTCTGGCGTACCGCAACCTTGTCCACGACAAGGTTCGGCTCGCTGTGACCCTCATCGGGGTCATCTTCGCGGTTGTGCTCATAAGTGTGCAACTGGGGCTGTTCATTGGCTTCACCACGACCATCTCCGGAGTCATCGACAACTCCGGGGCGGACGTGTGGGTGGCCTCGCGCGGCATTAAGAACTTCGACATCGCCCTGCCCATGGAGGAGCGCACCAACAACCTGGTCATGGCCGTGCCCGGGGTGGCGCGCACCGGCAAGCTCATCATCCAGTTCGCCAACTGGAAAAAGCCCAACGGCGACCTGGAATCCATCGAGATCGTGGGCTACGAGCTGGAGAAGGGGCTTGGCGGGCCGTGGAACCTGGTGGAAGGGAACACGGACTGGCTGGACATCCGCGACACCATCGTGGTGGACAGGCTGTACGCCGAGAAGCTGGGCGTGGTGGATCTGGGCGACTCGGCCGAAATCGCCAACAAGCGGGCGCGGGTGGTGGCCTTCACCCACGGCATCCGCTCCTTCACCACCTCCCCCTACGTCTTCACCTCCTTCAAGAACGCCCTGGAGTACTCCACAGTCCAGGAGGACCAGCTGGTCTACATCCTGGTGGAGGCCGCCGACGGCGTTTCCTCCAGTGAGCTCAAGAAACGCATCCTGGCCAGGGTGGACGACGTGGACGTCTTCACCACGGGCGAATTCAGCCTGAAAACCATCAATTACTGGATGCTCAGCACCGGCGCGGGCATGGCCCTGCTCATCGCCGCCTTCCTGGGGCTGGTGGTGGGCATGGTGGTGGTGGCCCAGACACTCTACGCCACCACCATGGACCACCTGCCGGAATTCGCCACCCTCAAGGCGGTGGGCGCGCCCAACGCGTACATCTACCGCATCCTCATCGCCCAGGCGGTCATCAGCGCGGTGGGGGGCTACCTGCTGGGCATGGCCGCCAGCCTGGGAGTGGCCCGGCTCAGCCAGAACGCCGAGGCCCTCATCCGCCTGCCCTGGCCCGTGGTGGGGGGGATGTTCTTCCTCACCCTGGCCATGTGCCTGGGCGCGTCCCTGGTCTCCATCAACAAGATCACCCAGACCGACCCCATGCTGGTCTTCAAGGGGCGATGA
- a CDS encoding SDR family oxidoreductase: MDITEKNLLLLSSDRPARWLITGAAGFIGSNLVETLLRLDQEVVGLDNLSTGYLINVEEALDGVGASQRARFQFIKGDIREPGTCARACEGVDYVLHQAALGSVPRSIEDPALTNANNVDGFLNMLVAARDAEVKSFVYAASSSTYGDHPDLPKVEDTIGRPLSPYAVTKLVNELYAEVFQSCYGFKAIGLRYFNIFGPRQDPDGAYAAVIPRWFAAMLRGERPVINGDGETSRDFCYVDNAVQANLLAARCPNPEAHGQVYNVAFGQRTSLNELFGLIREIVGQVRPSALDMEPEYGPERPGDVRHSLADISKARSLLGYEPAFDVRQGLQKAADWYLPSLSGAEAVMR; the protein is encoded by the coding sequence ATGGACATTACGGAAAAAAATCTTCTTCTCCTCAGCTCGGACCGGCCAGCTCGCTGGCTGATCACCGGGGCGGCCGGCTTCATCGGATCGAATCTCGTGGAAACGCTCTTGCGCCTGGATCAGGAGGTGGTGGGGCTGGACAACCTCTCCACCGGCTACCTCATCAATGTGGAGGAGGCCCTGGACGGGGTGGGCGCGTCCCAGCGGGCGCGATTCCAATTCATCAAGGGGGACATCCGCGAGCCAGGCACCTGCGCCCGAGCCTGCGAGGGGGTGGACTACGTGCTGCACCAGGCCGCGCTGGGCAGCGTCCCCCGCTCCATCGAGGACCCGGCCCTGACCAACGCCAACAACGTCGACGGCTTTCTGAACATGCTGGTGGCCGCCCGCGACGCCGAGGTGAAAAGCTTCGTCTACGCCGCCTCCTCCTCCACCTACGGCGACCATCCTGACCTGCCCAAAGTGGAGGACACCATCGGCCGTCCGCTCTCCCCCTACGCCGTGACCAAGCTGGTCAACGAGCTGTACGCCGAGGTCTTTCAGTCCTGCTACGGCTTCAAGGCCATCGGGCTGCGCTACTTCAACATCTTCGGTCCCAGGCAGGATCCGGACGGGGCGTACGCCGCGGTCATCCCCCGTTGGTTCGCGGCCATGCTGCGCGGGGAGAGGCCGGTCATCAACGGCGACGGCGAGACCAGCCGCGACTTCTGCTACGTGGACAACGCCGTGCAGGCCAACCTGCTGGCCGCCCGCTGCCCCAACCCCGAGGCCCACGGGCAGGTGTACAACGTGGCCTTCGGCCAGCGCACCTCGCTCAACGAATTGTTCGGACTCATTCGAGAAATCGTGGGCCAGGTGCGTCCTTCCGCGCTGGACATGGAGCCGGAATACGGGCCGGAACGCCCGGGAGACGTGCGGCATTCCCTGGCGGACATAAGCAAGGCACGCTCTTTGCTTGGATACGAACCGGCCTTTGATGTACGGCAGGGACTGCAAAAGGCCGCCGACTGGTATCTCCCGTCCCTGTCCGGAGCGGAGGCGGTGATGCGGTGA